A region of the Patescibacteria group bacterium genome:
GCAAAGTAATAGCTTTAGGTGATGACGGCTGGTTGAAGATGAGAAAAGAGACGGGTGATGCAGGCGCGGATTATGGCGTGACCCTGCACAAGGATTTAACTTTAACTGGCTGGGCCTGGAATGGCAATGATAGCCCTGGTTTGGGTATTGGCTGGCTAAAATTTAGTGCCCAAGTTAGCGGCGCGCCAGAATGTAATGATGGGATTGATAATGACGCTGATGGAGAATGTGATTTTAATGGTTGTGACGGCCTGTTGCCGGACAGATGTTGTTTTAGTCCAAATGACCCCTCGGAATTCTGCTTAGGCCGGGGTCCTTGGGTGGAGACCCTTTATCGGGATATCTATTCCAAGGGTGAAATATCCAGTTTATTTGTGCCCCAGCTTCAACAAGGATTTAATGCCAGTTTTATGATTTTAGCTGACGGCAGTATCAGAAATTGGTCAAGCAAGGGCTGGGTGGAACAGACAGGCACTTTAGGTTCTGATTGGCTCAAAGGAAATTTGCCAATTAACCAACAGACAGGTTTTCCGAGCGAGTCAGATGGGGTGTATTATAGTAATGTGGGGCAAATTGATTATATTGGTTTGATTACTAATATTGGCGGTAGTAAAAATAAGTACGGCAACGGGATTAAAACAGATAATCTAAGTCCGTTAAAAAATGGTCCTCTTAACAACTATGTTTATCATATAACTAGTGATTTAAGCTTTCCTCCGGATAATAATGAATTAGCCTTTGATAATGATTCTGGCATTGCTATTATTGTAATTGATGGTAATTTGAACCTGACAGCGACAACAACTTATGATAATACAGTGATTAGCGATATTACTGATCTGGCAGCAATTACTTGGATTATCCGCGGTGATTTAATCATTAAACCCAATACCACTATTGACGGAGTGGGCACTATTGGCGATCGGGTTGGGGTGGTTGGCAACTTTATTGTTTTAGGTGATGGAGATCCAGCTGTTTGTCCGGCTTTAGATCAACCATCCAATGGCTGCGGCCGGGTGAGTACTGGCACAACTGGCAATAATGATGACCGCTTAATTGTTCAGGGTTTGATTATCGCCCGCCAGTTCAAATTTGAGCGCCGGTATTTTGATGAGGCTGGCAATCCAGCTGAACAAATAATTTTTGATAACCGGCTTTTTGCTAATCCGCCTCAAGGTATGAGAGATTTTCTTAAAACTTTGCCGGGTTGGCAAGCGACAGCGCCGTAAGGACTTGAGGATGTTTTGGAAAGTTGACATTGTTTATTCGTTTATTACTTTGGGTTATATAGTAAAAGGTTGTTAATAGAGTTAATAAATTCGGACACAATATCTTTCTTAGAGGCATCATTCCAGGCACTGAAGTCGTTACTCAAATTACCCAAGTTGTTAATAAAGTTAATAAAATTATTAACTGTATTAACAACTGTATTAACTACTATATTAATCCTATTAACGATATTTTTATAAATACTTTAAATCTCGTTAAATCTTTTTGATACTTTATTTAAGTAATGCATGTTTTTTCTCATAACTTTCATCCTCGGCCTCGCCATCGGTAGTTTTTTGAATGCCGTCATTTGGCGTCTGCATTCGGGCGAGTCAATCGCGAGGGGCCGCTCCAAGTGCCCAAAGTGCCGGCACAAATTAAAATGGCAGGATAACATTCCGTTGGCGAGTTTTGTTGTTTTAAGAGGAAAATGCCGGTATTGCCATAAAAAAATTTCTTGGCAGTACCCGCTCGTTGAATTAGCCACAGCGTTGCTGTTTGTTTTGGCGTATAGCAATAGTGGTCTGCCAGAAATCAATTATCAATTATCAATTATCAATTATCAATTATTTCAGATTGCCGGGGCGTTACTTCAAGGCTGGTTCATTATTAGCATTTTAATCATCATTTTTGTTTATGATTTTCGTTGGTATTTGGTTGATGACAGGGTAGTATTGCCGGCCATTGGCTTAATTTTTATTTGGAATATATGGCTTGGCAAATCATGGCTGGGCCTGGCGATTTCCGGTATAATTATAGCAGGATTTTTCTGGTTGCAGTTTTTAGCTTCTCGGGGCAAGTGGATTGGCAGCGGCGATATTCGTCTGGGGTTGCTTATGGGCGTCATCTTGGGCTGGCCCCTTGGCTTAGTCGCTTTGTTTTTATCATATATTATCGGCAGTTTAGTGAGCGTTGCTTTATTGATCATTGGCCGCAAAAAGTTCACCAGCAAGATTCCTTTGGGGCCATTTTTGATGGCAGGGACCATAATCGTAATGTTTTGGGGAGAAAAGATTATGGGGTGGTATATGCGTTTGATGTAGTGGCAGTGTATTATTTGCGTTTTCATTATTTTTTAAATATTTTGAATTACGAAATAACGCCTTTTGTCATTCCGAACGGAGCCGCAGCGGGGCGAGGAATCCCTTGAATGTGGAGAATGGAGAAGCTGGGGGGAAGCCATAGCAAAGGGATTCCTCGCCTACAGCTCGGAATGACAAAGGCGAATGACAAAAAATTGCATTTCGTAATTCAGAGTAGATATTAATTTCCCAATTTCATGCTTTCGATAATAAATAAAAAGTCCCGAGCATTTACGTTGACGGAGCTTCTAGTTTCGATTGGCATTTTTCTTGTGATTCTATTTTTTATTTTAGTGAATTTTCATGGAAGTCGGGAAACCCAAACTCTGGAGTATCAAACCAAAAAGGCGCTTACTGTCATTGAAAAGGCGCAAAATTTGGCTCTGACTGGGTTTAAAATGCCAGATGGTTCTGTGCCTTATTATGGCTTGCATATTACAGCAGATAATAGATATTTTATCATTTTTGCTGATTCAAATCCTGCTAATTTTACTTATGACAGCGGTGAAGAGTTAGCAGGCAACATTTTTGATTTGGGTGCGAGTATCTATATTGAGGATGAGGCCGGAGATTTACGTTTTCAACCCACCACCGGTGAGCTTTATGATGAGGCAGGTGAGCGTGTCACCGATGAATTTAAAGCCTACACAGTTTCTCGCGTAGATAGGGGGGGGATTGTGATTTTCTATGAAGATAAAGAAATTTACATGCATGGTCTTACCAGCCGGGTGGTACGAGTGGAATAGGTGAGTTGAAAACTTCCAAGTCAAGAGCTAAGAGAGAAACGGATTAAAATTAAAAAATTGCTGTCAAATTTAATTCATTGTTTCATTGTCCCATTGTTTCATTGCTAACTTAAGCAAAAGCTAATAGGACAATGGGACAAGAGAGCAATAAAAATGAAAGAATATAATAAAAATGAGATGACTATTTCTTCAGAATCTGGTCAAACTATAGTAGAGCTTGTTGTGGCTCTGGGGGTTTTAGTTGTGGGCGTTTTGGCGGTTTTGACCCTCACGATTTCCAGCCAGACGGCGATTGCTGTCAGCACTGGCCATCTGTTTGCTTCTAATTTGGCTCGGGAGGGGATTGAAACGGCGCGGGCGATTCGGGATACAAATTGGTTGGAAGCTGATGATTGGGATGGGGGATTAATAGATTTAACAGAAAGTCCAGTCTCAACTGCGGTTCCTATTATTGATTATAATAATGATAGCCCAACTTTTGGGACTTCCAGCTTAGATTTTTTGCCAAACGACATCATTTCTGATGGGCGATTATATATAAGCAGTGATGGATTTTATAATCATTCGAGTGATGGTACTGCAACAAATTTTTACCGTTTGATAACTATTACAGAAGCAGATGCACCGCCGCATTTAGAAGTTGCGTGTCAGGTTATATGGTTTGAACATGAGCGGCAGCACGAAATTACAGTTGAAGATTGGCTGTATGATTGGCGGTGAGGCGTTGATATTCGTTGATATTTAGCCCTTCGGGCTGATATTTATTGATATTCGTTGATATAGGGAAATTACCCTCTGAATATCTATCAGTATCTGAATATCTATTAATATCTTATCAATATCTATAAATACAATGGCTGAAAATAAAATTAAACAATCAAAGTTTGGTGCCAGTGGCTTTACCCTCGTTGAAATGATTGTAGCTGTTGCTGTTTTTGCGGTAGCGGCTTTAGCTTTACTTAATATCTATATGATTAATAATGCCACTCAAAGAAAGATTGCCGCTATTAGTTTAGTTACTGTTGAAGCTCGCTATGCTCTGGAGACTATGACGCGGGCAACCCGGACCGGCGCTATTGACTATAGTTACTATAGCGACGGCACAGTCAGCAATATTCAAAATGAGTTGGCGATAGAAGATTCGGGCGGCAATAACATTGTATTTAAAATGGGCGTCTCTGGGGATGGCTACTGTTCTGATAGAGGTGATTGCATATTATATAAGATTGGCAGCATTGATTGGACGCCCCTAACCTCGGACGATGTTGAGGCGACACGGCTGGATTTTTATATTTATCCTCCGCAGAACCCGTTGCTTACCGGAGCCTCACTTCCAGCCCAGCCTCGAGTGACTATGGTTTTTACTTTACGGAATATTACTGTTAAGACAGCCGAACGCAAAGTAATTGAGCTGCAGACAACAGTCAGTTCGCGGGTTTATAAGAGATAACACTGGGACAGTTGTCATTGCGGGTCCTAAACTTAAGCTTAGCGCATGGTTCAGGGTGAGTGTATTACTCCTTGTCATTGCGAGCGACATAGTAATCGGTGTCATTGCGAGCCCTGAACCATGCATTAAGCTTAGGTTCTGGGCGAGCGACTGAAGGACTTGTCAAGCCGAAATGACCTTGGCGAAAGAAGGACAAGACAGTCAGTAAAAATAAAAAAGAGCGTGGCAATCCCGTTGATATACTGTGGACATTGTCGTGTTCCCCGTCTACAGGATTTACCCTGAACCGATTCTGGTACAGGGTTTACCACGGGATTGCCACGCTCCACTCCGCTCCCTGCGGGTCGCTTCGTTCCGCTCGCAATGACAGCAAAGAACGACGCTCGCAATGACAGAGGTGTGGCTTTGCTCCTTCTTGCTATAACACTAATTAGTATCACAGTTTATGTTTGAACAAAAACCTGGTACAATTTTACTCCTATCCTTATTAATATTAACCGGTATTCTTTTGACCTCCGGGATTATTGCTACGATTGTTTTACAGCACTTGCAGATGTCTAGGAACATTGATAATTCTATTTTAGCCTTTTACGCGGCTGAAGCCGGAATTGAGCAGGGACTTTACACTTTACGCAAGATCGGTGGTACTATTAATGATGTCAAAAAAACAGAAACACTTGGCAATGGCGCCAGTTATGATACTGATAATGCGGAAACCGCCTTGAGTGAAAATGTAATTAAGATAGGCATTCCTAAAAATCAAACTTTTCAAATTAATCTTTATAACCCGGATAATTCTTTGCTTGACTCTGGGATTAGGTCTATTGTTTTGTACGAGGTTGGCGGCAGTGGTTTTGAATGGGCTGAAGTTAGCTGGGTAACCTGGGATAGTACTGGTGATTGGGGGGCTCATCAGGCAAAGACCCATATTTTTAGCCACAGTCAGTTGACTAGCGGTAGCGGGGTGCCAGTTAATCTTTCGGGTATTGCTTATGCTTATCGAGTGCGAATTAAGGCCTTATATGATGATTTAGAAGACCTGGAAATCAGAGCTTATTCTGGTGCTGATGGGGGCGGTAGCCAGGTTCCTATTCCTGGCCGGGTGGTCATTAAATCAGTAGGCGAGTATGGCACTTCTAAGCAGGCTTTAAAAGTCAGCTATTCCAGCGAAGCACCAATTTATGGGCTTTATGATTATGTTATTTTTAGCGAGGAAAGCCTTATAAAATAAACTAACAAAAAAACAAAAAATCAAGAAAACAAATTGATTTATTGATTTATTGATTTATTGATTTATTGTTTTCTTGATTTTTTGAATAAATCCCAACTTTGTTTGTCAAATTTCTTTTAGATATCCTTCCCAGACGTTGAATGTCTAAGAGGATGTCTAAGATTTTATCCACAGCCGTATTGTTTGACAGGTGAATCTGTGGTATAATTAAGATAATCAAGAATTTAATTAAGCCGTTGCGAAAATTATCTATAATTTTTAGTTTTAAAGCTTTAAAGCTACGGCTTGCAACAGAAAGGGGGTGAAAATTTAACCCATGCGAAAAAACAAAGGTTTTACTTTAATAGAACTCTTAGTTGTTATTGCCATTATTGGTCTTTTGTCCACTTTAGCAGTAGTGGCTTTGAATAGTGCCCGGCAGAAATCCCGAGATGCCAAGAGAGTGGCTGATATCAAACAGATTCAAACCGCGTTAGAGTTGTATTATAATGATAATAATGGTTATCCGGTCCTAGCAGCTGAAGCTGCGCCTCCAGTGATGGCTGGAATTATGGCGGCTGTGCCCACAGCACCAACGCCAAATGATGGCAGTTGTACTGCTGCTAATAATGCCTATCTTTATAATTCCACTACTAATACTGGCACTAGTTGTGGTACTGCTCCTTGTCCAAGCTATGAATTGCAGTTTTGCTTAGGTGCGAATACTGGCGGTTTAGTTGCTGGTCCTGCTTGTGCGACTCCTTCTGGTATAGATGATAATCAAGCTTGTACTTTAACCGATTAGACAATACTTATTTTGACAGAGTACACAGTAAATCGATGACTAAGATATCTTGATAAAAAGTTTTATTTAGGGATCCCTAAGTAAAATCAAGAATTTTGATCTTGATTGAAATATTTACCCTCCCCGCTTTATAGCGGGGAGGTTTGTTTTGGAAATATTATTTAATCACTTTGAAAATTTTTAGTTGCTTGATTTCTAAAAATAGTGGTATAATAAAGCTGTGGATAAATAGCGTGGATTACAGATGCACTTTGCGTTTGACAATAGCTTATGGTAACTCATTGTAACTTACTGCTCTACATTGTTTTATTGTTTTATTGTTTTATTGTTAAATTGTTTAGTCGCAACAATGTAACAATAGAACAATTTGGCCCCCCTGTTTTAATGTCATTAGATAATTTTTAAGACAAACACCATGTGTTTTAAAAGCACAAAAAATAAATCAGGTTTCACTTTGATTGAGC
Encoded here:
- a CDS encoding prepilin-type N-terminal cleavage/methylation domain-containing protein, yielding MRKNKGFTLIELLVVIAIIGLLSTLAVVALNSARQKSRDAKRVADIKQIQTALELYYNDNNGYPVLAAEAAPPVMAGIMAAVPTAPTPNDGSCTAANNAYLYNSTTNTGTSCGTAPCPSYELQFCLGANTGGLVAGPACATPSGIDDNQACTLTD
- a CDS encoding prepilin peptidase — protein: MFFLITFILGLAIGSFLNAVIWRLHSGESIARGRSKCPKCRHKLKWQDNIPLASFVVLRGKCRYCHKKISWQYPLVELATALLFVLAYSNSGLPEINYQLSIINYQLFQIAGALLQGWFIISILIIIFVYDFRWYLVDDRVVLPAIGLIFIWNIWLGKSWLGLAISGIIIAGFFWLQFLASRGKWIGSGDIRLGLLMGVILGWPLGLVALFLSYIIGSLVSVALLIIGRKKFTSKIPLGPFLMAGTIIVMFWGEKIMGWYMRLM
- a CDS encoding type II secretion system GspH family protein — protein: MLSIINKKSRAFTLTELLVSIGIFLVILFFILVNFHGSRETQTLEYQTKKALTVIEKAQNLALTGFKMPDGSVPYYGLHITADNRYFIIFADSNPANFTYDSGEELAGNIFDLGASIYIEDEAGDLRFQPTTGELYDEAGERVTDEFKAYTVSRVDRGGIVIFYEDKEIYMHGLTSRVVRVE
- a CDS encoding prepilin-type N-terminal cleavage/methylation domain-containing protein — protein: MAENKIKQSKFGASGFTLVEMIVAVAVFAVAALALLNIYMINNATQRKIAAISLVTVEARYALETMTRATRTGAIDYSYYSDGTVSNIQNELAIEDSGGNNIVFKMGVSGDGYCSDRGDCILYKIGSIDWTPLTSDDVEATRLDFYIYPPQNPLLTGASLPAQPRVTMVFTLRNITVKTAERKVIELQTTVSSRVYKR